Proteins encoded together in one Porites lutea chromosome 2, jaPorLute2.1, whole genome shotgun sequence window:
- the LOC140926975 gene encoding 5-hydroxytryptamine receptor 2-like: protein MSTLQITGWSAGFGMAAFFIIVGNILTMVAFFSCKKLLHIRASFFLINLAIADLLVGAVTVPMYIVLLCYHLDNVTYQSIYTAVDIASGFVSIFTLTAIGLERLYAFCRPLRHRTVFTDSKYLLIIGVVWILAFIVTILHLLFKFCVINYDVFFYVMTSSLSSCLFFMCVSYTGIWIRVRFYYSSQHRPSASDRKVARMLLIITLTFIVTWLPFHLLNIINFFCNLCFTHKLPHDILFFCKFLHYANSFLNPIIYSFQMPDFRIALGRLLCRESYSAEALPEGPRIDHEEIPLNNMGETEEQNISGF, encoded by the coding sequence ATGTCCACTTTGCAAATCACAGGTTGGAGTGCGGGGTTTGGGATGGCTGCGTTTTTCATAATAGTTGGCAACATTCTAACAATGGTGGCCTTCTTTAGTTGCAAGAAGCTCCTGCACATTCGTGCAAGCTTTTTCCTGATCAACCTAGCAATCGCTGATTTACTTGTGGGTGCAGTTACAGTCCCTATGTATATTGTCCTACTGTGCTATCACCTGGATAACGTCACATATCAAAGCATTTATACTGCTGTGGACATTGCTTCAGGCTTTgtttcgatttttacattaacaGCCATTGGTTTGGAGCGCCTTTACGCTTTTTGCCGGCCGCTTCGTCACCGTACCGTCTTCACGGACTCAAAATACCTGCTGATTATTGGAGTGGTCTGGATCTTGGCTTTCATAGTCACCATTTTACACCTTCTGTTTAAATTTTGCGTCATTAACTATGACGTTTTCTTCTATgtgatgacgtcatcattgagttcatgtttgttttttatgtgTGTGTCATACACAGGTATATGGATCAGGGTTAGGTTTTATTACAGTTCGCAGCATCGTCCATCAGCTTCTGACAGAAAGGTAGCTAGGATGCTTTTGATCATAACCTTAACCTTCATTGTCACGTGGTTACCTTTTCACTTGTTAAACATAATCAATTTCTTCTGTAACCTTTGTTTCACCCATAAGTTGCCACACGATATCCTATTTTTCTGTAAGTTTCTTCATTACGCCAACTCGTTTTTGAATccaattatttattcatttcaaaTGCCCGACTTCAGAATAGCCCTGGGTAGATTACTTTGTAGAGAATCATACTCTGCGGAGGCTCTCCCAGAGGGACCCAGGATAGATCATGAAGAGATACCATTAAATAATATGGGAGAAACTGAAGAACAGAACATCTCCGGATTTTAG
- the LOC140926974 gene encoding tachykinin-like peptides receptor 99D — translation MGISSLIMWCSAFGIVDILVVGANVLALLVFNSSRRLLKKRHNQFLIVLAISDIMVGLTVIPLYVYQLISWWLESRPLLGNALRDVFNAVDILSGFASIFTLAAIAADRVYAIVFPFYHKVPPRGVYPSMIASVWMLSGLLVVYYFLSRIDVLPIEAFIYLLLCSISFSLLVICVSYLLVWARVKCFKISHGLKGTPFRERRLAELLFLLTVIFICTWLPFHVVNFIFHFCKPSNCRPPPVSLVYFSKLLHYSNSFLNPIVYCYRNSEFRRCLKKLVRNLLSRSKPVISDKKEHYGMKERRLLLERQDAFRRILIKESRV, via the coding sequence ATGGGTATTTCATCACTAATTATGTGGTGTTCTGCCTTTGGAATAGTCGACATTCTCGTCGTTGGTGCAAATGTCTTGGCTTTGCTGGTGTTTAACTCGAGTCGACGGCTCTTAAAAAAGCGACATAACCAGTTCTTGATCGTCCTGGCTATCTCAGACATTATGGTTGGTCTCACCGTAATTCCCTTGTATGTATACCAGTTGATATCCTGGTGGCTTGAAAGCCGTCCGTTACTTGGGAATGCATTGCGAGACGTTTTCAATGCTGTAGACATATTATCCGGATTCGCTTCTATCTTCACTTTAGCGGCGATTGCAGCGGATCGAGTCTATGCCATCGTGTTTCCTTTTTACCACAAAGTCCCTCCCAGGGGAGTTTACCCCTCTATGATAGCCTCTGTGTGGATGTTATCGGGATTACTCGTAGTCTACTATTTTTTGTCTCGGATTGATGTCTTACCGATAGAAGCGTTTATTTATCTTTTGCTATGTAGCATCTCGTTTTCTCTTCTAGTCATTTGCGTCTCCTATTTGCTAGTCTGGGCAAGAGTTAAGTGCTTTAAAATAAGCCACGGCCTCAAAGGAACACCATTTCGCGAGAGACGATTGGCAGAACTTTTATTTCTGCtaactgttatttttatctgTACCTGGCTACCATTTCATGTTGTAAacttcattttccatttttgcaaaCCGTCGAACTGCCGTCCTCCACCCGTTTCTCTCGTTTACTTTAGCAAACTTTTACATTATAGCAACTCCTTTTTGAACCCTATTGTGTATTGTTATAGAAACAGCGAGTTTCGAAGATGTTTGAAGAAACTGGTACGTAATTTATTATCACGATCAAAACCAGTAATATCAGATAAGAAGGAACACTACGGGATGAAGGAACGACGATTACTTTTAGAACGACAAGATGCCTTTCGTCGCATTCTGATCAAAGAAAGCAGGGTATGA